From a region of the Methanoculleus receptaculi genome:
- a CDS encoding GTP-binding protein — MRLVVVAGPPSAGKTAVVRQAIRSLQGGHRIAYLKIDVVRAFEDEELATEFGIPARKVYSGDLCPDHAGVMVMRDAIAWAGEEGADLLLVESAGFCLRCSPYTTQGLGTAVLPVVAAEAPANLTIVCLDNGAFGSTGNQPTPASGLVDMELLALAAGIRNTCKVQNEEELVEAWGSRGRGPNFIHAVLRPGNAQVPNIPLAPAEIRERFMQAIGR; from the coding sequence ATGAGGCTCGTCGTGGTCGCGGGGCCGCCGTCTGCCGGGAAGACCGCCGTCGTCCGGCAGGCCATCCGCTCCCTCCAGGGCGGGCACCGGATCGCCTACCTCAAGATCGACGTCGTCCGGGCGTTCGAAGACGAGGAACTCGCGACCGAGTTCGGGATCCCGGCGCGGAAGGTCTATTCCGGCGACCTCTGCCCTGACCACGCCGGGGTGATGGTGATGCGGGACGCCATCGCCTGGGCCGGGGAGGAGGGTGCCGACCTCCTCCTGGTCGAGAGCGCCGGGTTCTGCCTGCGCTGCTCTCCCTACACGACGCAGGGGCTCGGAACCGCCGTTCTCCCGGTTGTGGCCGCGGAAGCACCGGCGAACCTCACGATCGTCTGCCTGGACAACGGGGCCTTCGGGAGCACGGGAAACCAGCCCACCCCGGCCTCCGGGCTGGTAGATATGGAACTCCTCGCCCTCGCCGCCGGGATCCGGAATACGTGCAAAGTTCAGAACGAGGAGGAACTCGTGGAGGCCTGGGGGAGCCGGGGGCGGGGCCCGAACTTCATCCACGCGGTCTTGAGGCCCGGGAACGCACAGGTTCCGAACATCCCGCTCGCTCCGGCCGAGATCCGGGAGCGGTTTATGCAGGCGATCGGGAGGTAG
- a CDS encoding helix-turn-helix domain-containing protein, translating to MLSRKIFEADFADALQEELARQGMSIRDLAERAGIPPATLYKLTSGRADPRLSTVRRIVNVLEPRERSFIAVIAARFLLDEIDNRDLPIGGKQYHIRGYAADSLDECIIAAARADKEGALGIVCAPILAPIVEKIVGCPVAIIKPQQQTIIEAIETIAKRV from the coding sequence ATGCTCTCGCGAAAGATCTTCGAAGCCGACTTTGCCGACGCTCTCCAGGAGGAACTTGCCCGGCAGGGTATGAGCATCCGCGACCTCGCGGAACGGGCCGGGATCCCGCCCGCAACCCTCTACAAGCTCACGTCGGGCAGGGCTGACCCGCGCCTCTCGACCGTCCGGCGGATCGTCAACGTCCTCGAGCCCCGGGAGAGGAGTTTCATCGCGGTGATCGCGGCCCGGTTCCTGCTTGATGAGATCGACAACCGCGACCTTCCCATCGGCGGGAAGCAATACCACATCAGGGGCTACGCGGCCGATTCGCTCGACGAGTGCATCATCGCAGCGGCGCGGGCGGACAAGGAAGGGGCGCTCGGGATCGTCTGCGCTCCCATCCTCGCGCCGATCGTGGAAAAGATCGTCGGCTGCCCGGTGGCGATCATCAAACCGCAGCAGCAGACGATTATCGAGGCGATCGAGACGATAGCAAAGAGGGTTTAG
- the lon gene encoding endopeptidase La, producing MYSKDSSNERIVIPLTEVVVYPETRTKVLVGKTVGEGLINAIKSYGSASAVGLTAKVDTEPEKDPAGAFYTVGTLLSISRVQPADEGYIVFAHATSRVRAVALSEIGGVYHASCEPLPDIDDLDEEGREEMLRDVRAAIHEISSNFQGSEQFTRPVDGMESVDQIMAFVMPFMPVDVATKQSLLETVSVKERYNAFLRLLVDFNERLSIRIEVARKATEKVGKANREALLREQLRVIQEELSEGEGSAGDGDYRERIERSAMPDEVRKKALAELKKLEMGGSQHHESQGIRNYLDLLLDLPWTVEETKEIDIVGARRVLDSNHNGLEKVKERIVQHLAVMKLKQEKQGSILLLVGPPGTGKTSLGRSIAEALGRKYARISLGGVRDEAEIRGHRRTYVGALPGRIIQGMKRAGTKNPVFVLDEVDKVSSSYMGDPASALLEVLDPEQNSTFSDHYLEVPYDLSDVFFIATANTLATIPAPLLDRMEVIEISGYTKNEKIAIAKDHLLPETLVEHGLDDGELQIDDSAIEAIIDRYTREAGVRGLKKQLARIARFVSTKVVSGTADLPIVVAADMLPEILGRETVRQDVARKENPPGVVTGLAWTPVGGDILFIEGTFMPGKGKLTLTGQLGDVMKESAQISLSLIRSRLAGMPSRFDFFSSDIHIHVPSGATPKDGPSAGVTILTALASLVTGKAVDPMVAMTGEVTLSGAVLPVGGIKEKVLAAHRAGIKTVILPRENERDLEDVPVEVRSDLTFVPVDTIEDVLREALGLDLAGPVLPYAERRCVPVHEF from the coding sequence ATGTATTCAAAAGACTCCAGCAACGAACGCATTGTCATACCGCTCACCGAGGTTGTGGTCTACCCGGAGACCCGAACAAAGGTCCTGGTTGGTAAAACCGTCGGGGAAGGTCTGATCAATGCAATAAAGAGTTACGGGTCGGCATCCGCGGTTGGACTGACCGCAAAGGTGGACACGGAGCCGGAGAAAGACCCTGCTGGCGCGTTCTACACGGTCGGGACACTCCTATCCATCTCGCGTGTGCAGCCTGCAGACGAGGGTTACATAGTCTTTGCACATGCAACCTCGCGTGTGCGGGCCGTGGCACTCTCGGAGATCGGAGGGGTGTATCACGCTTCCTGCGAGCCTCTCCCGGACATAGACGACCTCGATGAGGAGGGACGGGAGGAGATGCTTCGCGACGTCAGGGCGGCCATTCACGAGATCAGCAGCAACTTCCAGGGCTCCGAGCAGTTCACCCGCCCCGTTGACGGTATGGAGTCCGTCGACCAGATCATGGCTTTCGTCATGCCTTTCATGCCGGTGGACGTTGCAACGAAACAGTCACTGCTTGAGACTGTATCCGTAAAAGAGCGTTACAACGCGTTCCTACGTTTACTGGTGGACTTTAACGAGCGCCTCAGCATCCGGATCGAGGTTGCAAGGAAGGCCACCGAGAAGGTGGGGAAGGCAAACCGCGAGGCGCTGCTGCGGGAGCAGCTTCGCGTGATCCAGGAAGAACTAAGCGAAGGCGAGGGTTCCGCCGGCGATGGTGACTACCGGGAGCGGATCGAGCGCTCGGCGATGCCAGACGAGGTGCGGAAGAAGGCACTTGCCGAACTCAAAAAACTTGAGATGGGCGGGAGCCAGCACCACGAGAGCCAGGGGATAAGAAACTATCTAGACCTCCTGCTCGACCTGCCCTGGACGGTTGAGGAGACAAAGGAGATCGATATCGTGGGGGCTCGCCGCGTCCTTGACAGCAACCACAACGGCCTCGAGAAGGTCAAAGAGCGGATAGTCCAGCACCTGGCGGTAATGAAACTCAAACAGGAGAAGCAGGGCTCGATCCTCCTCCTGGTGGGGCCGCCCGGCACAGGCAAGACAAGCCTCGGGCGGAGCATTGCGGAGGCGCTCGGCCGGAAGTATGCCAGGATCAGTCTTGGTGGTGTGAGGGACGAGGCAGAGATCAGGGGTCACCGGCGGACGTATGTCGGGGCGCTTCCCGGCCGGATCATCCAGGGGATGAAACGAGCCGGGACGAAGAACCCGGTCTTTGTCCTGGATGAGGTCGACAAGGTCAGTTCTTCCTACATGGGAGACCCGGCAAGCGCCCTACTGGAGGTTCTCGACCCGGAACAGAACAGCACGTTCTCGGACCACTACCTGGAGGTCCCCTACGATCTCTCGGATGTCTTCTTCATAGCCACGGCAAACACACTCGCGACCATCCCGGCGCCGCTCCTTGACCGGATGGAGGTGATCGAGATCTCGGGCTACACGAAGAACGAGAAGATCGCGATTGCAAAAGACCACCTCCTGCCGGAGACGCTGGTGGAGCATGGCCTGGATGATGGCGAACTCCAGATCGATGACAGCGCCATCGAGGCGATCATCGACCGATACACCCGGGAAGCAGGTGTGCGGGGTCTCAAGAAACAACTGGCCAGGATCGCGCGGTTCGTCTCCACGAAGGTCGTCTCGGGGACGGCCGACCTTCCGATCGTCGTAGCGGCGGATATGCTCCCTGAGATACTTGGTAGAGAGACCGTCAGGCAGGACGTAGCAAGGAAGGAGAACCCGCCCGGCGTGGTGACGGGGCTTGCCTGGACGCCTGTAGGCGGGGACATTCTCTTTATTGAGGGGACGTTCATGCCCGGCAAGGGGAAACTCACGCTTACGGGTCAACTCGGGGATGTGATGAAGGAGTCTGCCCAGATCTCGCTCAGCCTGATCCGCTCTAGACTGGCAGGCATGCCGAGCCGGTTTGACTTCTTCTCAAGCGACATCCACATCCACGTGCCCTCGGGGGCGACCCCGAAGGACGGGCCATCGGCCGGGGTGACCATCCTTACAGCGCTCGCCTCCCTGGTCACGGGGAAAGCGGTCGATCCGATGGTTGCGATGACCGGGGAGGTGACCCTCTCTGGCGCCGTGCTGCCGGTGGGCGGGATCAAGGAGAAGGTCCTCGCGGCGCACCGGGCCGGGATCAAGACGGTCATCCTGCCGCGGGAGAACGAGCGTGATCTCGAGGACGTGCCCGTGGAGGTGCGCAGCGATCTGACGTTTGTGCCCGTGGATACCATAGAGGACGTCCTGCGTGAGGCGCTAGGGCTCGATCTTGCCGGGCCGGTCCTGCCGTATGCGGAGAGGAGATGCGTGCCCGTGCACGAGTTCTGA
- a CDS encoding MarR family winged helix-turn-helix transcriptional regulator, with product MSARAERLFEVFERLFAIRDECSCEILSECGLGDVTAKQISYLKVIDRHGDVTFSRLAEITRNSKPTVTEMVNRFVRMECAYRQKSPDDGRVTYIRLTEKGRMLANADRNALHRMIERMVQALDENELDLLVEILRKVG from the coding sequence ATGTCGGCAAGAGCTGAGCGTCTGTTCGAGGTGTTTGAACGCCTCTTTGCCATCAGGGACGAATGTTCCTGCGAGATCCTCTCCGAGTGCGGGCTTGGCGACGTGACGGCGAAACAGATCTCCTACTTGAAGGTCATCGACAGGCACGGCGATGTGACGTTCAGCAGGCTTGCCGAGATCACCAGAAACTCAAAGCCTACCGTGACGGAGATGGTTAATCGGTTTGTCCGGATGGAGTGCGCCTACCGTCAGAAATCCCCCGATGACGGGAGAGTAACCTACATCCGGTTGACCGAGAAGGGGCGGATGCTGGCAAACGCTGACCGTAACGCGCTGCACCGGATGATCGAGAGGATGGTGCAGGCGCTCGATGAGAACGAACTGGATCTCCTGGTTGAGATCCTCCGCAAGGTCGGCTGA
- a CDS encoding winged helix-turn-helix transcriptional regulator: MHRAALLLIFLTLALLLLWSPAAAKIIVEPGPAELPTDGINVDDERFVPLWYYPPLELLTILLLIHCPLLAMPFEIICSAGVLAFLGYRTSRHPLDNKKRSRIYACIRDRPGITPAEITRGTGINRGTTRYHLSRLREAGLVSAVNRGGKVGYFQSGYDATSKTICCHLRNNIRREILTLLLDDPGITQSER; encoded by the coding sequence GTGCACAGGGCAGCTCTCCTGCTCATATTCCTTACCCTGGCCCTCCTCCTCCTCTGGAGCCCGGCGGCGGCGAAGATCATCGTCGAACCAGGCCCCGCCGAACTTCCTACTGATGGGATAAACGTCGACGACGAACGGTTCGTGCCGCTCTGGTACTACCCGCCGCTGGAACTCCTCACCATCCTCCTCCTCATCCACTGCCCGCTCCTCGCGATGCCTTTCGAGATCATCTGTTCAGCAGGTGTCCTCGCGTTCCTCGGCTACCGGACCTCACGCCACCCCCTGGACAACAAGAAACGGTCCCGGATCTACGCCTGCATCCGGGACCGTCCCGGGATCACGCCCGCAGAGATCACCCGTGGCACCGGGATCAACCGCGGGACGACCCGCTACCACCTCTCCCGCCTCCGGGAGGCCGGCCTCGTCAGCGCCGTAAACCGGGGCGGCAAGGTGGGCTACTTCCAGAGCGGCTACGATGCAACCTCAAAGACCATCTGCTGTCACCTCAGGAACAATATCCGACGGGAGATCCTCACCCTGCTCCTCGACGACCCCGGCATCACGCAGTCAGAGAGATAG
- a CDS encoding helix-turn-helix domain-containing protein, which translates to MSRSAAAWHLQRLDADGLIESDRDGRAVRYALTDEALEIFVVLERGDHGRAC; encoded by the coding sequence ATCTCCCGCTCTGCGGCTGCCTGGCACCTGCAGAGGCTCGATGCCGACGGGCTCATCGAGTCTGATCGCGACGGCCGGGCGGTGCGCTACGCGCTCACGGATGAGGCACTCGAGATCTTTGTGGTCCTGGAGCGGGGAGATCACGGCCGGGCGTGCTGA
- a CDS encoding type II toxin-antitoxin system HicA family toxin, which produces MRQFRSTLKSMNLLNQMSYESLWGFRGLKLRPVKAEAVIKVLEESGFSFARQKGSHVILQHPDGRSIVIPDHQGEELGRGVLRAIIRQAGLTREEFLTKLLR; this is translated from the coding sequence ATGAGGCAATTTCGCTCTACCTTGAAGTCAATGAATCTCCTGAACCAGATGAGTTACGAGAGTTTGTGGGGGTTCAGAGGATTGAAATTAAGACCTGTCAAGGCTGAAGCGGTCATAAAGGTACTGGAAGAATCTGGTTTTTCTTTTGCCCGGCAGAAAGGCAGTCATGTCATTCTGCAACATCCTGATGGAAGGAGTATTGTTATCCCTGATCATCAGGGAGAAGAACTTGGTAGAGGGGTGTTGAGGGCGATCATTCGGCAGGCCGGTCTTACCCGTGAGGAATTTCTGACGAAATTATTGAGATAG
- a CDS encoding type II toxin-antitoxin system HicB family antitoxin → MKVNCLIEKDEDGYYYASIPSLPGCFTQAKTYDELIRRLDEAISLYLEVNESPEPDELREFVGVQRIEIKTCQG, encoded by the coding sequence ATGAAAGTCAATTGCCTTATAGAGAAAGACGAGGACGGGTACTACTATGCCTCGATACCCTCACTGCCGGGATGCTTTACACAGGCAAAGACTTATGATGAGTTAATCAGGCGGCTTGATGAGGCAATTTCGCTCTACCTTGAAGTCAATGAATCTCCTGAACCAGATGAGTTACGAGAGTTTGTGGGGGTTCAGAGGATTGAAATTAAGACCTGTCAAGGCTGA
- a CDS encoding type II toxin-antitoxin system RelE family toxin, which produces MTYRVVITATARHNLKSIPRPIALRIGEELAALAGEADPKRHLKKLKGSDNPALYSLRVGDYRTILSVIDDLLVIHVVAVGHRSRVYRGF; this is translated from the coding sequence ATGACCTACCGCGTGGTCATCACCGCGACAGCCCGTCATAACCTCAAGAGCATTCCACGACCCATAGCATTACGGATAGGCGAGGAACTCGCAGCACTCGCCGGTGAGGCTGACCCGAAGAGGCATCTCAAAAAACTGAAAGGGTCAGACAACCCCGCGCTCTACTCGCTCAGGGTCGGGGATTACCGGACAATCCTCTCGGTCATCGACGACCTCCTGGTGATCCATGTCGTCGCGGTCGGCCACCGGAGCAGGGTGTACCGGGGGTTCTGA
- a CDS encoding DUF7557 family protein, with the protein MASTTIKIDTELKDRLNTLKIHPRESYNDVIERLVAIAVDEEPLSQETIRDIERSLEDLKAGRVYTLDEVMAELKEE; encoded by the coding sequence ATGGCCAGCACCACCATCAAGATCGATACCGAACTCAAGGATCGGCTCAACACCCTGAAGATCCATCCCCGGGAGTCCTACAACGACGTGATCGAGCGCCTGGTGGCTATAGCGGTCGACGAGGAGCCGCTCAGTCAAGAGACGATCCGGGACATCGAGCGGTCGCTGGAGGATCTTAAGGCCGGAAGGGTCTACACTCTTGACGAGGTCATGGCGGAGCTGAAGGAGGAATGA